A portion of the Parasedimentitalea marina genome contains these proteins:
- a CDS encoding TadE/TadG family type IV pilus assembly protein, which yields MDRFKTPILKNFRRDTDGSVSIETAFYLPALLLVFAAIYTYFDAFRQESANLKAAYTVSDLVSRETNAITNEYIDSMQSLTELLARSDSAISLRISVIRWDEDDNRYYVDWSVNRGTEFFSWTDATISEVADNLPTMPDQERVILVETQNDVDAAFNIGLPDMEIYNFVFTRPRFSPQIVFEGSLTAGGTHDDIVDDTS from the coding sequence ATGGACCGTTTCAAAACACCCATCCTAAAAAACTTTCGCCGTGATACCGATGGATCTGTGTCAATCGAGACGGCTTTCTATTTGCCCGCTCTGCTGCTGGTCTTTGCAGCCATCTACACCTATTTTGATGCCTTCAGACAGGAAAGTGCCAACCTTAAGGCCGCCTATACGGTGTCAGATCTGGTCTCACGCGAGACCAATGCCATCACCAACGAATATATAGACAGTATGCAATCACTGACTGAGTTGCTGGCCCGCTCAGATTCCGCGATCTCGCTTCGGATTTCGGTCATTCGCTGGGATGAAGACGATAATCGCTACTATGTTGACTGGTCTGTCAATCGCGGCACCGAGTTCTTTTCCTGGACCGACGCCACAATCAGCGAAGTCGCAGACAACTTGCCAACCATGCCCGATCAGGAGCGTGTCATTCTGGTGGAAACACAAAACGACGTCGACGCAGCCTTTAATATTGGCCTTCCGGACATGGAGATCTACAACTTTGTGTTCACCCGGCCCCGCTTTTCTCCGCAGATTGTCTTTGAGGGCAGTTTAACAGCTGGTGGTACTCACGACGATATTGTGGACGACACCAGTTAA
- a CDS encoding NAD(P)-dependent oxidoreductase: MNVGFIGLGNVGGKLSGSLLRNGVGLSVHDLDADLVQGFVAKGASAGGSAAAMMRDCDVVITCLPSPAASDAVLQEMLPEVRDGKIWLEMSTTDEAEVRRLSAEVMARGGAAVECPVSGGCHRADTGNISIFAGCDRPTFERILPLLTLMGRRVLHTGEIGTASTLKVMTNYLATANLLTLSEAMVTMKAAGLDMATTYEAIKISSGTSFTHETESQLILSGSRDVNFTMDLVLKDIGLFQTIAERNNVPLELSPEVIRIMKDGQQRYGDRAQSDRIIERLEEATGLKVLADGFPSDLIDDEPEEQGYEVVVNRAAQ; the protein is encoded by the coding sequence CTGAACGTAGGCTTTATCGGGCTTGGCAATGTGGGTGGCAAACTGTCGGGCAGCCTGTTGCGCAACGGTGTGGGCCTGTCGGTGCACGATTTGGATGCGGATTTGGTGCAGGGTTTTGTGGCCAAAGGCGCCAGCGCCGGTGGCTCTGCCGCTGCGATGATGCGCGACTGCGATGTGGTGATCACTTGCCTGCCGTCGCCCGCCGCTTCGGATGCAGTGTTGCAAGAGATGTTGCCAGAGGTACGCGACGGCAAGATCTGGCTGGAAATGTCCACCACCGACGAGGCCGAGGTGCGGCGGTTGTCAGCCGAGGTGATGGCCCGCGGCGGGGCCGCCGTGGAATGCCCGGTCTCTGGCGGTTGCCACCGTGCCGACACTGGCAATATCTCAATCTTTGCAGGCTGTGATCGCCCAACCTTCGAGCGTATCCTGCCGCTGCTGACCCTGATGGGCCGCCGGGTGCTGCACACCGGAGAGATCGGCACCGCGAGCACCCTGAAGGTGATGACCAACTACCTGGCGACGGCCAACCTGCTGACCCTGTCCGAGGCCATGGTGACGATGAAGGCGGCAGGTCTGGACATGGCCACCACCTATGAGGCGATCAAGATCAGTTCTGGCACCTCGTTCACCCATGAAACCGAAAGCCAGCTGATCCTGTCGGGGTCGCGGGACGTGAATTTCACCATGGATCTGGTGCTCAAGGATATCGGGTTGTTCCAGACCATCGCCGAGCGCAACAATGTGCCGCTGGAGCTGTCACCAGAGGTGATCCGCATCATGAAGGATGGCCAGCAGCGCTATGGCGACCGCGCCCAATCGGATCGCATCATTGAACGGCTGGAGGAGGCGACGGGTCTTAAGGTGCTGGCCGATGGTTTCCCATCCGATTTGATCGATGATGAGCCCGAGGAGCAGGGATATGAGGTCGTCGTCAATCGGGCAGCACAATAA
- a CDS encoding LysR substrate-binding domain-containing protein encodes MADLPNLVWLRAFEASARLRSFTAASQELGLSQAAVSHQIRSLEASFGVALFIRRARHLELTALGHAYYPSIAQALDDIAYSTRGLLRPMEARTITLRAPISTAVLWIAPRLGAFQDQNPQIKLRLISAIWADSTSEEDVDIDLRLGPSSWFDRRAHLLCSETVVPVAAPELAGQLGSAQQLLAQNQIHIHGYQDNWLRFSNSQGLEPEDRAATLLTDTSLAAIEMAAAGAGVAMVMQRYAQAPLDQGRIKRVMDFEIPMGQGHYLMPTTRPAPNSPEEMLVRDWITEIFS; translated from the coding sequence ATGGCCGATCTCCCCAATCTTGTCTGGCTGCGCGCCTTCGAGGCCTCGGCCCGGTTGCGCAGCTTTACCGCCGCCTCTCAGGAACTGGGGCTAAGCCAGGCCGCCGTGTCACATCAGATCCGCAGCCTGGAGGCCAGTTTTGGCGTTGCCCTGTTCATCCGGCGCGCCCGCCATCTGGAGCTGACCGCATTGGGGCATGCTTATTACCCCAGCATCGCCCAGGCGCTGGATGATATCGCTTATTCCACCCGTGGGCTGCTGCGCCCGATGGAGGCGCGCACCATTACTCTGCGCGCGCCGATCTCGACCGCCGTGTTATGGATCGCGCCGCGTCTTGGTGCGTTTCAGGACCAGAATCCGCAGATCAAACTGCGACTGATCTCGGCGATCTGGGCCGACAGCACCAGCGAAGAGGATGTGGACATCGATCTGCGCCTTGGCCCGTCCAGCTGGTTCGACCGCCGGGCACATCTGCTGTGTTCTGAAACCGTGGTGCCGGTGGCCGCGCCAGAATTGGCCGGGCAGCTAGGATCGGCGCAACAGCTGCTGGCGCAAAACCAGATCCATATTCACGGCTACCAGGATAACTGGCTGCGGTTTTCCAATAGTCAGGGGCTAGAGCCCGAGGATCGCGCCGCCACATTGCTGACCGACACCTCACTGGCAGCCATCGAGATGGCAGCAGCAGGGGCTGGTGTGGCGATGGTCATGCAGCGCTATGCGCAGGCTCCGCTGGACCAGGGCCGGATCAAACGGGTGATGGATTTTGAGATACCAATGGGACAGGGGCACTACCTGATGCCAACAACCAGACCAGCCCCAAACAGCCCCGAAGAAATGTTGGTGCGCGATTGGATTACAGAAATTTTTTCGTGA
- a CDS encoding 4Fe-4S double cluster binding domain-containing protein — protein MVWPNNTPPQRDGDAAAGIEVTDDFEGFAQRNDIFTRAFWDKAVMSKHSAKFFASYRMEAAPRRGDGFTQRDFALRNAAWLISDLVSNRTADQGLRQGFQSPIQSDTPVAEDTVEVDDPAQMSVEIKRIAKFFGADLCGVTDLDERWLYTSRVDTRDMSDAPHDLPEGLTNVIVLGHEMEQDLVATYPSALAGAATGREYSHEASIVMQLAAYIRNLGYEAVPSMNDTGLVIPYAVKAGLGEYARNQMVITPEFGPRLRFSKIFTNLPLAHDQAKPQGVRAFCDICTKCAEACPVKALPFGAPEVGGGNVSAIKGVRKWTSNAEKCFSFWAKLSSDCAICMRVCPFNRDYSQTRHQLWLKLALSPLRHLALRLSKNHGGRQKPGNWWAKDPN, from the coding sequence ATGGTATGGCCCAACAACACCCCGCCCCAACGTGATGGCGACGCTGCAGCTGGCATCGAGGTCACCGATGACTTTGAAGGCTTTGCCCAGCGCAACGATATCTTCACCCGCGCCTTTTGGGACAAAGCGGTGATGTCAAAACACAGCGCCAAGTTCTTTGCCTCATACCGGATGGAGGCCGCGCCGCGCCGGGGCGACGGCTTTACCCAGCGTGATTTTGCCCTGCGTAACGCCGCTTGGCTGATCTCGGACTTGGTGTCCAACCGCACCGCAGATCAGGGGCTGCGTCAAGGGTTTCAGTCGCCGATCCAGTCAGACACACCTGTTGCTGAAGACACCGTCGAGGTCGATGATCCGGCGCAGATGTCGGTTGAGATAAAGCGCATCGCCAAGTTCTTTGGCGCCGATCTTTGCGGTGTCACCGATCTGGATGAGCGCTGGTTATACACCAGTCGCGTCGACACCCGCGATATGAGTGACGCACCGCATGACCTGCCCGAGGGCCTGACCAATGTGATCGTGCTGGGTCATGAAATGGAACAGGATCTGGTCGCCACCTACCCCTCGGCGCTGGCGGGGGCCGCGACGGGTCGCGAATACAGCCACGAGGCCTCCATCGTGATGCAACTGGCCGCCTATATCCGCAACCTCGGCTATGAGGCGGTGCCGTCGATGAATGACACCGGGTTGGTGATCCCCTATGCGGTCAAGGCGGGACTGGGCGAGTATGCCCGCAACCAGATGGTCATCACCCCCGAATTTGGCCCACGTCTGCGGTTCTCCAAGATCTTTACCAACCTGCCGCTGGCCCATGACCAGGCCAAACCCCAGGGCGTGCGTGCCTTTTGCGACATTTGCACCAAATGCGCCGAGGCCTGCCCGGTCAAAGCGCTGCCTTTTGGCGCACCCGAGGTGGGCGGTGGCAATGTCTCGGCCATCAAAGGCGTGCGCAAATGGACTTCGAACGCCGAGAAATGTTTCTCGTTCTGGGCCAAACTGTCGTCGGATTGCGCCATCTGCATGCGGGTTTGCCCGTTCAACCGCGACTATTCCCAGACCCGCCACCAGCTGTGGCTGAAACTAGCCCTGTCGCCGCTGCGCCATCTGGCGCTCAGGCTGTCCAAAAACCACGGCGGGCGTCAGAAACCCGGCAACTGGTGGGCCAAAGACCCCAATTGA
- a CDS encoding CbiX/SirB N-terminal domain-containing protein has translation MMADTRPIALITAHGQPSDPQPPEAALARMAAQVQDLLPMWEIRSATLSAPGRFEAELTNGAVVYPFFMARGWFTGKVLPGRIGTISHQMACPFGLDPALPALVAAAVHREAVQRGWTDQSYDLLLAAHGSARGPKAAEAAEGFAQALCPVLPNARITTGFVEQDPTVESAARPLGDRAICLPFFAQSGDHSRSDIPQALKAAGFQGAPMQVTGALPGVAVLIAQALVAAR, from the coding sequence ATGATGGCAGACACCCGCCCCATAGCTTTGATCACTGCCCACGGCCAACCCTCGGATCCGCAGCCCCCCGAGGCAGCACTGGCCCGGATGGCGGCACAGGTGCAGGATCTTTTGCCCATGTGGGAGATCCGCTCGGCTACCCTATCTGCGCCGGGGCGGTTTGAGGCCGAACTGACCAACGGCGCGGTGGTCTATCCGTTTTTCATGGCCCGAGGCTGGTTCACCGGTAAAGTGCTGCCCGGTCGGATCGGCACCATCTCCCATCAGATGGCCTGCCCCTTTGGGCTGGACCCTGCCCTGCCCGCGCTTGTCGCTGCCGCAGTACACCGCGAGGCCGTGCAGCGGGGCTGGACCGATCAAAGCTATGACCTGCTATTGGCCGCGCATGGCTCGGCGCGCGGCCCCAAAGCCGCCGAGGCCGCCGAAGGGTTTGCACAGGCCCTGTGCCCAGTGCTGCCAAACGCCCGGATCACCACAGGATTTGTGGAACAGGATCCAACGGTTGAGAGTGCCGCGAGACCGCTAGGCGATCGGGCCATATGCCTGCCATTCTTTGCCCAATCCGGCGACCACAGCCGCAGTGACATTCCCCAGGCCCTGAAAGCAGCCGGGTTTCAGGGTGCCCCCATGCAAGTGACCGGCGCCCTGCCGGGTGTAGCCGTCTTAATTGCGCAAGCCCTGGTGGCCGCGCGCTAA
- a CDS encoding tyrosine-type recombinase/integrase: protein MKKYLWKHPEGRWYVRLKGKYHPIKAEEGTAEFDRQYWDILTGKRAEAKRSWSALIELFRQSDKWASFSPRYRSDLEKVFQYLEEKIGKSDVSRLMQPDIYDAMDKNKHRVRFANYIPTAISMLSKLAIRKRWRLDNPALDIEPLKVPKTRKKPHLPWPDWAVDLMRANGEPLARLIFEIGIGSVQRPGDWVGFTWGDYDGDTLKLRQNKTDMPLLLPCTRALKAALDQAKAGLGFAPMPNRHILAKATGDPMNYHSMAKIMIAERKRLDLMAFDQHALRYRGVMELAWAGCDDDEIASYSGHTTKAMIQKYAGEARQIMRARQAATKRK, encoded by the coding sequence GTGAAGAAGTATCTTTGGAAACACCCAGAAGGACGCTGGTACGTGCGTTTGAAGGGCAAATACCACCCGATCAAGGCGGAGGAAGGTACTGCCGAGTTCGACCGCCAGTATTGGGATATACTGACTGGTAAGCGGGCCGAAGCCAAAAGGTCTTGGAGCGCACTGATTGAGCTGTTTCGTCAGTCCGACAAGTGGGCCAGCTTTTCGCCGCGCTATCGGAGTGACCTTGAAAAGGTATTTCAGTACCTTGAGGAGAAGATCGGAAAATCGGATGTTTCGCGACTGATGCAGCCCGACATTTACGACGCGATGGACAAGAACAAGCACCGCGTTCGGTTCGCCAACTATATCCCCACGGCCATTTCAATGTTGTCAAAGCTGGCAATCCGCAAGCGATGGCGGCTCGACAATCCTGCCCTGGACATTGAACCGCTCAAAGTTCCGAAAACACGCAAGAAACCGCATTTGCCTTGGCCAGATTGGGCTGTGGACCTGATGCGGGCTAACGGTGAACCGCTGGCCCGCCTGATTTTTGAAATAGGTATTGGCAGCGTCCAGCGTCCGGGTGACTGGGTTGGCTTCACTTGGGGCGATTATGACGGTGATACGCTCAAACTGCGCCAGAACAAGACAGACATGCCGTTGCTGCTCCCATGTACAAGGGCACTCAAGGCTGCTCTGGATCAGGCTAAGGCAGGTCTTGGATTTGCGCCCATGCCGAACCGCCATATTCTGGCTAAGGCCACTGGCGATCCGATGAACTATCACAGCATGGCGAAAATCATGATTGCCGAGCGTAAGCGTTTGGATCTGATGGCATTTGACCAACATGCCCTTCGCTATCGCGGTGTGATGGAACTGGCCTGGGCTGGGTGCGACGACGATGAGATTGCCAGCTACAGCGGCCACACCACAAAAGCGATGATTCAGAAATATGCAGGGGAGGCGAGACAGATCATGCGGGCGCGCCAAGCGGCTACGAAACGCAAGTGA
- a CDS encoding PLP-dependent transferase, whose translation MLSQTHDKAPDYLTEALRVYDPDCVGNCSSRSLAQWQRQANHLHAVIHQRAAELNSAVNIAEPVEDMEAFWALAARTEAGTTNLTYWDTFENGRRIQLERVLAEVYGAEQSILVNCGMSAIAVALGACKVRSGTRLLVGKSRYFETSSLIERYLLPLGVEIHAVDVAQPNALRDALAAFRPDVVLLETIANMPSVDPVRDITDWSASPSAPIFILDNSVQSALTRWFDLLDFTDRLLVVESGTKYITNDAMCGVVYGAGDLIASARNYGRDTGQFLQARALSYLDASLIRLLPLRMATHSRNVRTFAAELSRSGMPELEAIVLDKFADEGNAKVLAKGVGSLIFLAFGNCEGADYKRLLTRWQQRARAHGEAVVPDVRAGFGWLKSSARVYETTRLNRADAPSYLRVSIGLEDTEVVRASAKCLRDAAQEVLSDRQTKLTITNSFGAI comes from the coding sequence ATGCTGAGCCAAACGCATGATAAGGCTCCAGACTATCTGACTGAAGCGCTACGCGTCTACGATCCGGACTGCGTGGGAAACTGCTCCAGTCGTTCGCTCGCCCAATGGCAACGCCAGGCTAACCACCTGCATGCGGTGATACACCAGCGGGCGGCAGAGCTTAACAGTGCCGTGAATATCGCTGAGCCCGTCGAGGATATGGAGGCGTTTTGGGCACTGGCGGCTCGTACCGAAGCTGGGACCACAAACTTGACTTATTGGGACACATTCGAGAACGGTCGGCGCATTCAGCTGGAACGTGTCTTAGCCGAGGTCTACGGCGCCGAGCAGAGCATTCTTGTTAATTGCGGCATGTCGGCGATTGCTGTCGCACTCGGCGCCTGCAAGGTGAGGTCTGGTACACGTCTGCTTGTCGGCAAGTCTCGGTACTTTGAGACATCAAGCCTAATCGAGCGGTATCTCCTGCCGCTCGGCGTAGAGATTCACGCTGTCGATGTCGCGCAGCCAAATGCCTTGCGGGATGCGCTTGCGGCCTTCCGCCCTGACGTCGTTCTTCTCGAAACAATTGCCAATATGCCAAGCGTCGATCCTGTGCGCGATATCACGGATTGGTCGGCGAGCCCGTCGGCGCCGATCTTCATTCTCGACAATTCAGTGCAGAGCGCACTTACCCGCTGGTTCGATCTGCTCGACTTTACAGACCGTCTCCTCGTTGTCGAAAGCGGCACCAAATACATCACAAATGATGCGATGTGCGGTGTTGTTTACGGCGCAGGAGATCTCATCGCATCCGCACGCAACTATGGGCGCGACACCGGGCAATTCCTCCAGGCCCGGGCACTCTCCTATCTCGACGCTTCGCTCATCCGATTGCTGCCGCTGCGAATGGCGACACACAGCCGAAACGTCCGGACTTTTGCAGCAGAGCTGTCTCGTTCTGGCATGCCCGAGCTTGAAGCTATTGTGCTCGACAAATTCGCCGACGAGGGCAATGCCAAGGTTTTAGCAAAAGGTGTCGGTTCGCTCATATTTCTGGCTTTCGGAAACTGCGAAGGAGCGGACTACAAACGGCTGCTAACGCGGTGGCAGCAAAGGGCGCGTGCTCATGGTGAGGCGGTCGTGCCTGACGTCCGGGCCGGGTTCGGTTGGTTGAAATCCAGCGCGCGGGTTTACGAAACGACGCGGTTGAACCGCGCCGACGCACCCTCATATCTTCGAGTTTCCATCGGGCTCGAAGACACCGAGGTAGTCAGAGCCAGCGCCAAATGTCTGCGGGACGCAGCGCAGGAGGTTCTGTCGGACCGACAGACAAAGCTGACAATCACAAATTCTTTTGGGGCGATTTAA
- a CDS encoding fatty acid desaturase → MALIEETTSTAGAHDKEQPAPQNMLGRLSSLLDTSKPPRETFDRFPNWLQPLITAVSGKPLSGQRPVLTITPVVRLVIDLVKFTSGVGLAVAFLSLGGVWLLALPIAWILAVNGASSLKLISHYAAHNCVTGDKRLDNWIGEVLTAFVLASNMDEYAHGHTMQHHGLDGIGNINDPDMGLLLMMGFETGREIRWYRKRLLLTLFSPRYHLLFLWDRTRSNFISGSLLRHVIAWSMHGAVLCLVTWYGVWNVWLLAWFVPIGPLLAISIGLQVPAEHLWLSRRASNEAPRDFVRRISHGRFFLISAPRKDLCWSGSLLAWGYWSVAMLKPILERSFVCVSVMPAHDFHHRHARIMDWPVEHYLRQHEIDGGASDYLDIYGNSAALDEFFATWSQLPRKFVPHQSTLLGAIERRI, encoded by the coding sequence ATGGCACTGATTGAGGAAACGACTTCGACCGCTGGCGCGCATGACAAGGAGCAACCCGCCCCACAAAACATGCTTGGCAGATTGAGTTCTCTCCTCGACACGTCGAAACCGCCGAGGGAAACCTTCGACAGGTTTCCAAACTGGCTTCAACCGTTGATTACAGCGGTAAGCGGAAAGCCCTTGTCGGGACAGAGGCCAGTGCTCACGATTACGCCGGTTGTCCGCCTGGTGATCGACCTTGTTAAATTTACGTCTGGTGTCGGGCTTGCCGTAGCTTTCCTTTCGCTAGGTGGCGTTTGGTTGCTGGCGCTACCCATTGCCTGGATTTTGGCTGTCAATGGTGCGAGTTCGCTCAAACTCATATCGCATTATGCTGCCCATAATTGCGTTACGGGAGACAAACGTCTGGACAACTGGATCGGGGAAGTGCTGACCGCGTTCGTTCTAGCCTCGAATATGGACGAGTATGCTCATGGCCACACCATGCAACATCACGGGCTGGACGGGATTGGCAACATAAACGATCCGGATATGGGCCTTCTGTTAATGATGGGGTTCGAAACGGGCCGGGAGATCCGCTGGTACAGAAAACGCCTGCTGTTGACGCTGTTTTCTCCGCGCTACCATCTGCTGTTTCTCTGGGACAGAACCCGATCAAATTTCATCTCTGGATCACTTCTCCGGCACGTCATAGCATGGTCCATGCATGGCGCGGTTCTTTGCCTAGTGACGTGGTACGGCGTTTGGAATGTCTGGCTCCTAGCATGGTTCGTGCCAATTGGTCCACTTCTTGCGATCAGCATCGGGCTGCAAGTTCCAGCCGAGCATCTTTGGCTGTCGCGCCGTGCAAGCAATGAAGCACCACGCGATTTCGTACGCCGTATTTCACATGGCAGGTTTTTTTTGATTTCTGCGCCACGCAAGGACCTGTGCTGGAGCGGCTCACTTCTCGCCTGGGGATATTGGTCTGTCGCGATGCTTAAGCCGATACTGGAGCGTAGTTTTGTTTGTGTATCTGTTATGCCTGCGCATGATTTTCATCACCGCCACGCAAGGATAATGGATTGGCCGGTCGAGCATTATCTGCGCCAACATGAGATTGACGGGGGAGCCTCGGATTATCTTGATATCTACGGCAATTCAGCGGCACTCGACGAATTTTTTGCAACCTGGTCGCAACTTCCCCGCAAATTTGTCCCACATCAATCGACACTGCTTGGCGCGATTGAACGCCGAATTTAA
- a CDS encoding ferritin-like domain-containing protein: MNIPKTTKSRAANNTAPLPKLPPLSVEIDSALSFDQAVEELKYLFFSHWSLVRVIAGTIIRIPEIETKVFLAHSLFLHAEIAGATRRRLVELRVRDSKLCVIPQIISAVCNELLYSDSAAEFVFGYSALVAHLAETQSQYIQRTSHLLDRPSVLIMRRFAPDIVEVTDWLETARSAYVAIDFESQFFETHITAILKSRSSDGCPSPMLRQDSREPYQRTNECARDGRFALFHQSRQYSTSDGLHQLPDDKYGVDRLELARVQRDEIDAIETFANVLFDLDDAPFELVEQLARFVEDEARHVETGHAILANLGHDPFEIPCSIIGINVRAPMPPVLAFAQLNIFGELNIVSRLNVMAQQAYARDDDLIGKAFDFVHADELTHVRRGRKLLIDMAPGENPADVSETARRLAARRLAEEGVLGEDYALALTRKQVGELMGE, from the coding sequence ATGAACATTCCAAAGACCACAAAGTCGCGGGCAGCGAATAACACCGCTCCTCTACCGAAATTGCCGCCTTTATCCGTCGAGATCGATTCCGCGCTCAGCTTCGATCAGGCTGTGGAAGAGTTGAAATATCTGTTCTTCAGCCACTGGTCCCTGGTGCGGGTGATCGCGGGAACCATCATACGCATCCCTGAAATCGAGACAAAGGTTTTTTTGGCTCACAGTCTCTTTCTGCATGCAGAGATTGCAGGGGCGACGCGCCGGAGGCTGGTCGAACTGCGGGTGCGCGACTCGAAACTGTGCGTCATCCCGCAGATAATATCGGCTGTCTGCAACGAGTTGCTGTATTCCGATTCCGCTGCCGAGTTTGTTTTCGGCTATAGTGCCCTAGTAGCCCATCTCGCCGAGACCCAATCACAGTATATCCAAAGGACCAGCCACCTTCTAGACCGCCCAAGCGTATTGATTATGCGACGCTTTGCACCAGATATCGTAGAGGTCACTGACTGGCTTGAAACGGCCCGGTCGGCCTATGTCGCTATTGATTTCGAAAGCCAATTTTTTGAGACACATATCACGGCGATACTGAAGTCTCGAAGCTCGGACGGCTGCCCATCGCCGATGTTACGGCAGGACAGCCGTGAGCCCTATCAGCGGACAAACGAATGCGCGCGCGATGGTAGGTTTGCCCTGTTCCACCAGTCCCGCCAGTATTCGACTTCTGACGGACTGCACCAGTTGCCGGATGACAAGTACGGGGTCGACCGTCTGGAACTGGCCCGGGTTCAGCGCGACGAGATTGATGCCATTGAAACATTTGCAAACGTCCTGTTCGACCTAGATGATGCTCCCTTCGAGCTGGTCGAACAGCTCGCGCGTTTCGTCGAAGACGAGGCACGGCATGTAGAGACTGGCCACGCGATCCTGGCTAATCTTGGCCACGATCCCTTCGAGATTCCATGCTCCATCATTGGCATCAATGTGCGCGCACCCATGCCACCGGTATTAGCCTTTGCGCAGCTCAATATATTTGGAGAGCTAAATATCGTGAGCCGCCTAAATGTCATGGCTCAGCAGGCTTATGCGCGCGATGATGACCTCATCGGAAAGGCCTTTGATTTCGTCCATGCCGACGAACTGACCCATGTTCGTCGCGGCCGCAAACTGCTGATCGATATGGCGCCTGGCGAGAACCCGGCAGATGTCAGCGAAACCGCACGCCGCCTCGCTGCCCGGCGCCTGGCTGAAGAAGGCGTGCTTGGGGAGGATTACGCGCTGGCGCTAACGCGCAAACAGGTCGGCGAGTTAATGGGGGAGTAA
- a CDS encoding ankyrin repeat domain-containing protein yields MTKIASDISAAGGLSNDEKRLFREIASGHDEALGVAIPAIESACPASVVRLSRALLFAVHCDALSASKQLVRHGARLEVRDQALWRTPLIIAGSLGSTQMVGFLLEAGADVHAEDDFGNTALCVASETDSTALIELLIAHGSDPEHRNDLGWTPLISASAIGNLKTVNALIKQGANLESRAVLGWTPLIVASQSGSADVVSRLLELGARRDAIDCFGRTALLASQEGQATTEILMCSAACSHAEGCKSMKF; encoded by the coding sequence ATGACCAAGATAGCTTCTGACATAAGCGCTGCAGGCGGACTGTCAAACGATGAAAAACGTCTTTTTAGGGAGATTGCTTCTGGCCACGACGAAGCGCTAGGCGTGGCCATTCCGGCCATTGAAAGCGCATGTCCGGCGTCGGTGGTGAGACTGAGTAGGGCGTTGCTCTTCGCTGTACATTGCGATGCGTTGAGCGCGAGCAAACAACTCGTACGACACGGTGCAAGACTCGAAGTGCGAGACCAAGCATTGTGGCGCACACCACTCATAATTGCCGGATCCCTAGGTTCGACCCAAATGGTAGGGTTTTTGCTAGAGGCCGGTGCCGACGTTCATGCCGAGGACGATTTCGGCAACACGGCGCTGTGCGTCGCGTCCGAAACTGACTCTACCGCGCTTATAGAGCTGCTGATCGCGCATGGATCCGATCCTGAACACCGAAACGATCTGGGATGGACGCCGCTCATCTCGGCCAGCGCCATTGGCAATCTCAAAACAGTCAATGCGCTTATTAAGCAAGGCGCCAACCTCGAATCTCGCGCGGTTCTCGGCTGGACACCCCTTATCGTCGCTTCACAAAGCGGCTCAGCGGATGTCGTTTCCCGACTTCTCGAACTCGGAGCCCGACGTGATGCCATAGACTGTTTCGGGCGTACGGCGCTGCTGGCCTCACAAGAAGGTCAGGCTACCACCGAAATTCTCATGTGCAGCGCTGCCTGCAGTCACGCCGAGGGATGCAAGAGTATGAAATTTTGA